ATCGAGCGCCGGCCGCCGAGCCGCTCACTGGCCAGTTAGAGGTTCAGCAGGCCACAGCCGAATTTCTCAATGGCCGCCTGAGAGTCGCACCGCAATCCTTCGATCTGGCCAATCATCCCGTTAACGTCCCGTTGGACGTCTACGAGTTATCGCTTGAACGGCTGTTGGAAGTTTACCCAGCCGAAGGTTTTGAGGGCACCGGCAGGCTAAACGGCCGGATACCGCTAATGATCTCCGGCACATCGGTAGAGGTTGAGCAAGGCACCATGGCGGCTATTGTTCCGGGCGGCCGCTTGCGGTTACCGGGCGAGCGCCTTCAGGCCATGTTGGGCGGTAGCCAGGCCGTGGACCTGGTGGTGCAAGCTTTGCAAAACTTTCACTATTCGGTGCTGGATAGCACGATAGACTACGATAAGAATGGAAAGCTGATGTTAGGCCTGCGGCTGGAAGGACAAAGCCCGGGCGTTCGCGGCGGCCAGCCGGTGGTGCTGAACATCAATCTTGAAGAAGACATTCCTGCGCTGTTAACCAGCCTACAGCTGAGCGGCAGGGTGAACGAAGCGGTTACCGAACGCGTTCGGGAGCGGCTGCAACAGTCCGGGCAGGAGGCAAAACCATGATCAATGTGTGGCGGTCACGCAGGCCGCTGGCGATGAGAGTTCTGATGATATCGGTCCTGCCTTTGGCATTCATTGCCTGCACGCCAACCGTACAGATGGCGGCACCGAAAGAGCCGATTACCGTGAACCTGAACGTTAAAATCCAGCACGAGATCTACGTTAAAGTGGACAGGGAAGTGGATGAACTGTTCAGTGATAAAGGCCTGTTCTGAACAACAGCGGCCTGAACAAGGGCAGATCAAGGGGTTGAAGATGAAACGACTGATGCAACTGGGCGCCTTCCTTCTGGCCATCGGCATGGCACTGCCGGCGCTCGCCATGAGCCTGGAAGAGGCCAAGCAGAAACTGGAAACCGTCAAACAGCAGGGCCTGGTGGGCGAAACGCCGACCGGTTACCTGGAAGTGGTGCGCGCAGAAGGCGATGCGCCTGCGGTGGTGCAGGCCATCAACAACGCGCGCCGGGATGAATATGCCCGCATTGCCGAGCGGCACGACATACCGGTTACCCAGGTGGAAACTGTGGCTGGCAAGAAAGCTATCGAGAAAACACCGGCCGGGCAGTTTGTTCAGGTCAATGGCCAGTGGGTGAAGAAATAACGCTTACTCCAGCTCAAGGATCAGTGGCTCCATCAGCCTGTACACCCAGGCTGATCGGCCATCCTTCAGTGTTAACTCCACCCTTTCGTAGCGCACGCCTAGCCGCTCGTACCTGTCCAATGCCCGCAATTCACTAGCGCTCACTTCAATCACCTCTCCGGCTACGCTGGCATCAGCGTCCGGCTTTATATCCAGTTTTTCCTTGCGAAAACCCGGGAGTATTGCCAGTTCGCTGCTGCCGGCACGCCCCGTCACCAGCCAACGCACCCAGGGCCGGGTGAGGGTGCCGTACACAAACACCGAATAGGTTTCGTCCTCGTCGATGGCAGGCAGCTCCGCCGTTGGGTTATAGCCAAAGCTGCTGACAAAGGTCAGCCAGAGATAGGCAATGCCCACCATCAGCAGTGTCAGAATCAGCGCCAGGGAGCGTTTGATCGATTTTCTCATAAATTACTACACAGTCTCTCCGGCATGGCTGATCAGCACCCCGGGCGCACCGGTTTCCAGCTTGTCTTTCAGGCTGCCTGGAATGACGGCCTTGGCCATCTTTGAAGGCTGGATAAGCACGTAGGTGATGTCTGCATCGGCGATAAACTGCCCGTCACCGTGCCGGAAGAATTCCAGGTGCAGCGTGAAAGACGTATTCCCCAGCCGCCCGGCCTTGATGCGGGCTTCCAGCACATCGTCAAACTTCGCTGGTGCTTTCCAGTTAACGGTCATGCTGACTACCTGGATGTCCAGGTCCTGATCAAGCAGGTGCTGGTAATCACCAAACAGCGTGCGGATATACTCATTCACAGCAATATCCACGAAATCTGCATAGCGGGCATTGAACACCACGCCCTGGGCGTCGCATTCGCCATAGCGCACCCGGAAGCGAAAACGGAAAGGCTGTTCCGACATGAAGACTCCTAAGTTAATACCGATTGGCCAGGTCAGCTTTCCATACTTGACGATGTGACCCATTATTGTAAAGCGGTCTCCGAACTGTGTTTGAATATAGAAGCAAGTAGTGGGCTAAGGAATTAGTCCGACAAGACACATAGTGTTGGTGTGATTGTACAAAGGGAATAATTATGACTGCTGTAAGGAAAGGTGTGCGTGGCTTGGCAGTGTTATCCAGCGTTACCTTGTTGGCGGCCTGTGGTGGCGGCGGAGGTGGCGGTTCTGACGGGCCAGACCTGACTCTGGATAACGATAATCTGGCGGAGCAAACGGTTGAGGTTGGTCCGGAGTCGGATGTTCGCGGTATCCTGGGGCTCTACGATGATGTTGATTACGGATCGGAGTTGATTGTTGAAGTTCAGGACATACTCGCGACTCAGAGCGGGGGAGTCTCGGGCACCACAGACTGTGACGGCGGGGGTACTGCCACGGTGACCTACGCGGGAGCCGACGATAATAGTGATGAGACCTGGACATTGCAGGGTTGTGTAGTAAACACGAGTGGGTTCGGTGCCGTCACGCTAAACGGTGATTACCGCTATGTCGATACGTTAACGGAAACCAGCATCAAAGGGTTTGAAACCTACAACATTAACGGCCAAGTGCAATCAGGAGAAGGGGCTGAACAGCTCCTCATGCGCGGTCGGGTCGATTTTGATTATTCGGGAACGGAAGACTCCGCTCGCTTTATCGATACCATCAGCGTATTTGAGCTCAAGATTGGAGAACGGTACGTCGCGGTCACCGATGGTGAAACGCGTTTAATATTTAATGGATCTGAAGCAGAGTATTCCAACAAAGCCAAACTGATTGGCTCTGCGATTGGTGGTTATATCCAGCTCACAACACCCGTGGTTGTTGAGTTTGTCGAAGGCCAGGAATGTCCGGTCGCTGGCGTGTTTCGAGTTGCGAGTAATGGCACCGCGGAGATTCGCTTCGGCACCAGCACTGGAGGAACTGGCGTAGTGGCGATCTGGATTGATAATCAGCTCGTTGAAAGCTATGACAACTGCAGCGAGATCGGCGTCGTTCCCGCACTCTGATCACTAAGGGGTGAAGGCCAAGCCTTCACCCCTAGCCCCTCAAAGATCTTCGGCCAACTGTTTTACCAAATCCCCAGCCGAAACCTCCCTACAACCAGCGGCATTCTGCCCACACCATAAAGGCGAGAAATCCTCGGAGCCCTGTGCCTCGGCGGCCGCCCGCAATGGTGCTATGGCGTTGGTGGCCAATGGGAAAGCGGGAGCCAGGGCTGATATCGGCCCCAGCTCTCGCATCACTCGGTTCATAATGCCTCTTGCCGGGCCCCCGGAGAACAAATTAGTGATGGCCGTGTGCCGGGCCGCATCGCTCTTTAGCGCCTCGCGATGAACCGCCCGGGTTGTGGCTTCCGGACACAGCATAAACGCCGTGCCCACCTGGGCCGCCGCAGCGCCAAGTGCCAGTGCCGCCTTTACGCCCCTGGCATCGGCAATGCCACCGGCTGCAATAACCGGCACACTCACCGCAGCAACCACCTGGGGTAAAAGGGCAAACGTTCCCATCTGCGTGCTCATGTCCTTTGTCAGGAAAATACCCCGGTGGCCACCGGCCTCAAGCCCCTGGGCAATAATGCCGTCGGCTCCGTTGCCCTCCAGCCAAAGGGCTTCTTCTACCGTGGTAGCCGATGACAGCACCGTAGCTCCAGCGGCTTTGACCCGTTGCAGCAACTCGGGCGCAGGCAGGCCAAAATGGAAGCTCACAACGGCTGGCCGGAATTCCTCCACAATGGCAGCCATCTCGGTGTTGAAGGGTAGCCGCCCGGGGCCATTGGCAATAACGCCTTCGTCCAACCCGTATTCCCGATAGTAGGGCGCCAGCGCCGCCCGCCAGGACTTTTCCGCTGAGGTATCAGGTTCTGGTGGAGTGTGGGCAAAGAAATTCAGGTTGAATGGCCGGTTTGTGCTGGCTTTCAAGGCTTCAAGCTCTGCCCGGAGTGCAGCCGCGGTCAACATCGCGCAAGGCAGCGATCCGAGCCCGCCGGCATTGGAAACCGCTGCCGCCAGCCGGCTGTCTTGAACGCCTGCCATGGGCGCCTGAATGATGGGTAAATCTGTTCCCAGAAAGTTCAGCATGACGTTTTCCTATCCTGCATGACGGGACCTGCTGTTGCTGTGGACCACAGCGGGTAGGGGATGCCGGCCAAGCGATTCATTACAAAAGCATGCGCCAGCAGCAAGCCGACACCGGCCATCAGTATAGGTAATTGGGCCGGGTCTGGCATCAGCCCCAGAGAAACGATCAGCGCCGTAGCGCCCGCTGGTGGGTGCGCTACCCTGAACACCACCATCAGGCAGCTGGCCAGCCCCAGAGACAGGGCCGCTGCGCCCACCCGAGGCAAGTCGACACCCGTCATAAAAGCGGACGGCTGATCCAGCAAACCGAACAGGTACAGGCTGAACAGCCCAGTGAGAGCGCCAATGAGGTGTCCGCACAGGGTGTTTCTTGGTGAAGCGGGTTGGGCCATGGGCACATAGAACAGAATAAAGGCGGTGGCGCCGAGCGAGGGAAAGATAAACGCTTCCTGGGTGACAAGCGCAACAAAAGAGACCAGCGCAATACTGAAACCACCATTGATCAGATTGAACACAGCCATAACCGTGGTTCGACTGTACCGCGTGGCCAGTCGTTCCAGATGAAGTGCATTCAGCAATCCTTTGGCCAGCTGCCAGCGCAGCTGCTCGTTCCTGCGTCCCATGATCTTGGCTTGCCCTGATTTGGTGCATTAATTGAAAGGGGCGCGATGGTAAACACTGATGAATATCAAGGCAAACAGGGATTTTCGATATGGGTTAAGGGTAATCTGGATAATGTGCGGGCTTGAACCTCAGAGTGAAAGGCCAAGGTTGCCTGCTCTGCAAAACTTGTGGAATTTCTTGGAAATATGAGCCTTGAAGGCTAAGGTTCGATGATGAGTTCGTTAGCAAGCAATCATGACAGTCAGCGATCTCAGCGTTTAGCCGATGGTCGTCGTCAACACGGAATGTAATGGATGCAACAAACTGGAATTTACGAGCAGCTAATCACCAAGCTCGTCGAGAGTCGACTGGACAGAGACAAGTTCTACGTCGGTGAACGCCAGCTCAATAACGCCGAAGCCTCAGTGTGGCTGTCACGATTCCTTTCCAGCATCCTTGAATTTGCCATTGAAGCCGTGCCGTCGGGCGATGATCGGCTGCAAGAGCAAATCAAACTCTCCAACCAGCTGCTGATGTGGCTCAAGAGCCAGATTTCTGACGAAGGCTTTATTGCGGAAAACCTTCTCGATAGCCAAGGCAAGCTTCTCACCGCGCTTTACGAGCTGAAAAACCCTGTTGCTGCCAACCTCAAACAATACGTAGAAGACATTTTTCCGCTAACAGGCCTGACGCAGAGCGAGCTGTTCTCTGGCAGCAATGCCGGCTTGTCACTGGAATCCGAGCTCAAACGTGAGATTCTGTCCGCAGACAAGATTTATTGGCTGGTGTCGTTCATCAAGTGGGCCGGCATCCGCATTTTCCGGAAAGAGCTGGAAGCTTTCACCACCAGTGGTCGTGAGCTGAAAATCATCACCACCTCCTACATGGGGGCAACGGATGCCAAAGCCGTTGAGTATCTGGCCAGCCTGCCCAATACCGAAGTGAAACTGAGCTACAACACCGAGCGCGAAAGGCTTCACGCCA
The window above is part of the Marinobacter sp. THAF197a genome. Proteins encoded here:
- a CDS encoding YdbL family protein, with the translated sequence MKRLMQLGAFLLAIGMALPALAMSLEEAKQKLETVKQQGLVGETPTGYLEVVRAEGDAPAVVQAINNARRDEYARIAERHDIPVTQVETVAGKKAIEKTPAGQFVQVNGQWVKK
- a CDS encoding acyl-CoA thioesterase, which translates into the protein MSEQPFRFRFRVRYGECDAQGVVFNARYADFVDIAVNEYIRTLFGDYQHLLDQDLDIQVVSMTVNWKAPAKFDDVLEARIKAGRLGNTSFTLHLEFFRHGDGQFIADADITYVLIQPSKMAKAVIPGSLKDKLETGAPGVLISHAGETV
- a CDS encoding gamma-glutamylcyclotransferase family protein, whose protein sequence is MRKSIKRSLALILTLLMVGIAYLWLTFVSSFGYNPTAELPAIDEDETYSVFVYGTLTRPWVRWLVTGRAGSSELAILPGFRKEKLDIKPDADASVAGEVIEVSASELRALDRYERLGVRYERVELTLKDGRSAWVYRLMEPLILELE
- a CDS encoding YnbE family lipoprotein; its protein translation is MRVLMISVLPLAFIACTPTVQMAAPKEPITVNLNVKIQHEIYVKVDREVDELFSDKGLF
- a CDS encoding HPP family protein, which gives rise to MGRRNEQLRWQLAKGLLNALHLERLATRYSRTTVMAVFNLINGGFSIALVSFVALVTQEAFIFPSLGATAFILFYVPMAQPASPRNTLCGHLIGALTGLFSLYLFGLLDQPSAFMTGVDLPRVGAAALSLGLASCLMVVFRVAHPPAGATALIVSLGLMPDPAQLPILMAGVGLLLAHAFVMNRLAGIPYPLWSTATAGPVMQDRKTSC
- a CDS encoding NAD(P)H-dependent flavin oxidoreductase, with the translated sequence MLNFLGTDLPIIQAPMAGVQDSRLAAAVSNAGGLGSLPCAMLTAAALRAELEALKASTNRPFNLNFFAHTPPEPDTSAEKSWRAALAPYYREYGLDEGVIANGPGRLPFNTEMAAIVEEFRPAVVSFHFGLPAPELLQRVKAAGATVLSSATTVEEALWLEGNGADGIIAQGLEAGGHRGIFLTKDMSTQMGTFALLPQVVAAVSVPVIAAGGIADARGVKAALALGAAAAQVGTAFMLCPEATTRAVHREALKSDAARHTAITNLFSGGPARGIMNRVMRELGPISALAPAFPLATNAIAPLRAAAEAQGSEDFSPLWCGQNAAGCREVSAGDLVKQLAEDL